Within Topomyia yanbarensis strain Yona2022 chromosome 2, ASM3024719v1, whole genome shotgun sequence, the genomic segment gagagcacctaccgcgtgatgtgcctcagagtgatatctgcctaccgcacggtatcacacgatgcatcctgcgtgatagcgagcatgatgccagtcgggctggtcattcgggaagatgaggagtgctttgagctacgtggaaataggggagcccgcgagcgcaccagggtgacctcggtcgccagatggcagcgtgagtgggacaactcctcgaaaggtaggtggacccaccggctgatacctagcatatcgagctgggtgggaagaccccatggggaagttcacttccacctgacacaattcctgtcaggccatggctgtttccgtcagtacctccacaggttcggacacgcggaggtcccagtctgcccggactgcccaggtgtagatgaaactgccgagcacatactgttcgtatgtcatcggttcgacgtcgaaagaagagcaatgcttgacgtctgtggctgggacacaaccccggattcccttattcagcggatgtgtcaaacggtggagaagtggaacgcagtctcggctgctaccatccagattgccagtaggctacaggtaatctggcgaaccgagcaacagacggcgggcacggctaactagtgattggttagctggagcgaaaaaggccaagcgcaaaataagagagtgaatggtctgttcatgccgaggtaggttggcgcagcgaatggcaaccgcgtaaggggtaaacccagccaccccgaagcaagacagaagagtgagtgtataggcgtataagtggactgcctcatgccaagacgggagggtcgtagcgtagtatgttggaactaagctatcgatgcctcatggcgtggcagaggagtgaaagggtgagcatccaagtcagtctcacactgcatgttaagggtgagcataaaagtcagcctcacaggttggtagaggctagcacaaaagtcagcctagcaaggaatgaaaaaggtgagcacaaaagtcagcctcgcatggtatgtcagaagtggggcctaagaaaaatgtcccacatgggatgccagagggagtgacaaaggtacaatagagtggcacgattgagagtgaatcaggtgatagggtgagcacccaagtcagtctcacatggatgggtagggcgagcacaaaagtaagcctagcaaggaatgagtaaggtgagcacacaagtcagcctcgcatggaacgtaaaaggtgagcacaaaagtcagcctcatgtgggagtgtttgagagtgaatcaaagtgtgattgagcacccaagtaagcctcatacaggatgtatgatcgcgtgagtgagagtgaatgagtacatatagtacagccatccccccagaagtaataccgagaggtagttcctgggaggaatgatggcggagcccaatggagtttagtcggtattaatggctggtcaccattcgagtccgacacgcccccagtgcaccccgtgtggtagattggaccctaccgttagcacgtgtactgggctaggacataaaggtcttctccattgtaaaaaaaaaaaaaaaaaaatatacacatacatacacatacatacacatacatacatacatacatacatacatacatacatacatacatacatacatacatacatatacacatacatatacatacatatacatatacatatatacacacatacacatatatacacatacatacatatacacatacatacacatacatacatatatacatatacacatacatacacacacatacacatatatacacacatacatatacatatacacacatatacatatatacatatacacacatacatacatacacatacatacacatacatacatacacatatatatatacacacatacacatacatatatacacatacacacatatacatacatacacacatatacatacatacacacatacacatatatacacatacatacacatatatacacatacatacacatacatacacatacatacatacatacatacatacatatacacatacatatacatacatatacatatacatatatacacacatacacatatatacacatacatacatatacacatacatacacatacatacatatatacatatacacatacatacacacacatacacatatatacacacatacatatacatatacacacatatacatatatacatatacacacatacatacatacacatacatacacatacatacatacacatatatatatacacacatacacatacatatatacacatacacacatatacatacatacacacatatacatacatacacacatacacatatatacacatacatacacatatatacacatacatacacatacatacacatacatacatacatacatacatacatacatacatacatatacacatacatatacatacatatacatatacatatatacacacatacacatatatacacatacatacatatacacatacatacacatacatacatatatacatatacacatacatacacacacatacacatatatacacacatacatatacatatacacacatatacatatatacatatacacacatacatacatacacatacatacacatacatacatacacatatatatacacacatacacatacatatatacacgtATTTCTTCATCCTATTCATTGTTTCCGAATCTCCCGGGTTAAAAGGGATATCCACAGATCTCCCATACTTAGCCTTCCGGTGAGGGCGCTGATTTGTGCGACACTAGCAGAGCTAAAACGATATAGAAAGGAAAAAGGTGAGTGTTATGGATAAATAAAGTTATTTTGGCCACTCAGTATGGTTCCACGGACATGAAACAGGAACATGGTTATTCATATTTTGTGATACATACACATTTGAATATTAattacttttaattatattatattatagttTATTTACTCGAAGCAGTTGGCAAATTATGACAATGTAAACTAAACTGCTTTTAATGAGGTACATGTTTCCATTTCAAAGTCTTCGATTGATCCTTGACAGTGATTGCCATCGGCTCAGGCACTTTTGCGCGTCAAGCATTCACCGACTTACAATCGAATTGTGCCTCGACCAATCTGGCACAACGCGCCCATTCCCCTTACTGAGCCAAAGGGCAGGGGAAAACAtcacagaatgttattgaaatgataatttataatgttcaaaagttttgatcaatacgcttcacccaaatttctaaaacaaATTCTCAAGTGTTTTTACGTTGAAACCCTTACCTCCCCTATcctttaagcaaccaccattggggccaagagGTCTGTTGGTggcggtacaacaaataaacaccAGAAAAACAGGCGAAAACCCCTATTGTTAAAAGTTCATAGAATCGACTCAAAAATACTTTCAATATTGATCGGATTTATGCATATTTGAATATATAAGGATTTTCCCCATAAACCACGGCATAAAATATCGGAGCTTGTCAACTCCCCAACTTAGAAActatcaaattatttagtattaTTTTAACTTTTTAGAATTTCTACAGTGTGAATAAATCTATGTCCATCGAGGGCAAATCCAACATCACAGCATAAACCAATCAAACCAACAACAGACCGAAACCAGGAGCTGAAAAATAGCCATATTATTTTATTGTCATACTTCCAGCAAACATTCTCCAACTGATTGTGTTCAACGGTTTACCCCCTCCTCGAAACTATTTCCATCTGTATAGAAAGGCAAAGCAGCAACATACTTTGTTTCATCTACCTCTACCCAGATGCAAATTGGTCTCCGTTCTTCAAATTTGCACGATAGCAGAAAAGAGGGGTTACAATGCGATTCCGATAAGGAGACAAAGATTTAACCAGCGATCTCATTTTATATTCCTTTTGTCGTAATGTACACACAGATAGTGCGCTACCATAATGGGCATCACCACAAGAAATCCCTGCTGAAAGCAGTTTTTGCTATTACGAAGTAAATCAAGATAATTCGGCATCAACAGCAGTTTGAATAATTGTTGCGTAAATAAACTGCTGCTGGAAATCGAATTTCCGTAAGCGGTACTGCTTCGCTTCCCGCTTTTTCCCGGTACGACAGAATTGAATTAAGATTAAGAGATACTTTAATTTACACTTGAACGACAAGAACAATACTGTCACTTTCTTGGACTTAATTTTATTCGCACAATAAGAAGTTTCAAACAGCTCGTTCTCTTACAAGAATTGTTCGTAAACGTGGCAGGAGAAATAACATTGTAGATTATAGATCGCTTTTGAGTTTCTTGGAATCCGGCCCGGCGTCTTTCACTTTGAACTGCTCGTATCGTTCCTCGAAAAATTTGAACAGAGCATCCATGCAGGAGTAGGATGTCATCTCGTGCTTTATATGACCTTGAAATAAAGAATAGGGAAACGATTATCAATTATGATACATGGGTGCTTGAAACAAGATCAGCCCTTTCGCAGGTTATTATTCCGTTAAGTGATtcgcaaaattttcaatatacgGCTAATCATGGTGAGCAAACAGGCAAATCAGGCCGGCAAACACGAAATGAGAAACACGTGCTCTAGTGGGCTCACCTGCTGAGTACCGCGGTAGGTCGTGCTTGGAAATTGTAAGCGTCGTGTCGAGTGGCTCTTTCGAGGTTACCCAGTTGCGGCCGATCTTCAGAACATCATCATAAAATAGGGGAGAATGTTATTAATGCGATTGAGCTAATTCAGTTCAAGCAGTACACTCACCCCAATCAACACTTCGGGTACGAGCGAAGACGAGTGAACACTGTCGGTGAAACCAACGGCAAACACTTTTTCCTTGAAGAATTGCGGGAACTTTTGTGCCAGCTCCACTGTAACGACACCACCATAGCTGTGGGCCACGATGGCAACTGCTTCCGGATCGGTGGCTATCACGTGCTTTTCGAACACGGACACAGCGTGTTCCGTAGGATTTCGACTACCCTTGATTCCCTTGGAGGAGGAGCCTACCTTCCGGTAGTTGTCGTTCGTGTTGGTCAATAGGACTTCATAACCCAAATCTCGACCCTTGTTGATGTAGGGGATTTGCGTTCCGGAGTCCAGACAATGGTTGATAataagactgaaaagagaacgGAGGATTATTGTTCATATTCGCTATCAACTATTAATGCTTTATTATTATAGGTAATAGTGCGAGTGTGTCTAAATTATGTAAATGTTTGGTTAAGGAGATATCAGGGATATTCATCAGTAGTAGCCTAACACGAGATACTATTAAATCCACAAGATACTTCTTTGACTTCTTGATAAATGCAAAAAGTGTATCTTTTTAGGGTATCTTAGGCTTCGTTCAAAAAGCAAAACCGTCATATAGCATCcgactcagtttgtcgagataGACCAATGGTTCTGTGTGTGCGTTGGCATGTGCatatttttacctttttcaATAGAAGGGTATttcaattgctctgaaaactttACAACGGAGGCCcgtgtgacatataccattcggttCAGTTCgccgagttcggcaaatgtctgtgtgtgttgttttatagtaaggtttaaaaagatTCAAAAGCCTGGCTTGTAGcttattggcactgtgtgggactcatcACCCACGTTCGTGcataaccactaaaaacaatcCTTGCTTTtcacgcccttcttccccacggaattacgtcaaggtattacttctTGGGGGGGATTTTTTCTGCtgtatctcggagcctcacttggttcatggaaTGACTCGACCTACGAGccttgatttaactctcgattctTCTCTTACTTCTTGTCTGCATCTATCACGTCGCCAATAGCCCTTGTTCCCGTGAACCGgttaggtgctgattccttgagccatttagtgaGTGATTCAGTTACTTCAGTtaccggccttatcacgatctacttggatagtgcCCAACGgtaaactcaccctactccgaccgatagttccccgacggaggaatttctcccggtaccgatacccgcttccttgagccatttagctcccagctttgtcGAGATCAACTCAGATATTAACCTTCCCTTTGTCGAGATCAACTcagatattatcctactccgactgggAGTTCTCAGacaatggaatttttttcgttagcggtgtttgtttcgtgagcccaTTAGCTCCCCTTTTTGTACCAATTCTGTTGGGTAGTCCACGGCCTCAAATCTATcctaccgtgaattccccggcggtagatttctcctgatgcCGATGTACGtatctgtgagccatttagctccctgcttcgtctactcggtctagtccctggTGGTGTACCTAGCCTACCCAACGGGCTAACCAGTAAGTGCTGAGGTACGTCCAgcaattccgggtggagcgtatcttccggttcactggcaccccaacgacccacttctagctattcgacgcgatctactcggtctaatccccggcggtggatttagcctactcacgagctacacGGTAGGTGTCGGGgccggtccggcgattccggtgaagcctgacgtccggttcattGGCGCCTCGACAACCCTAAAtccggtgctacatcgcgtactactcaactggtccccggcggaggacctagtctacaccgtcggagagtttcccggcggcggaatttctcccgaaacctgATTTGTAGTTCCACGGCGGCGTCCTAGCCAATGAcggtactttgttggtccctacACCACTTCCTCTACAGTTCGGAGTgtatactcgtaacaactctattgacagcgtcccagatatgctcgtcgcggcacatctcttcgacgatattgtctaTTATTATATCAGGCttggggcattcgaagaccacgtgtttcgGTGTCTCTtacacgttcacacactccgggcaaaggggtgacgaagcgtgtccaaaccgatgtaggtatttccggaagcatccatgcccgaacaaaaactgcgtcaaatagaagttcacctctccatgcttcctatgtaacCAAGCAGACACATTTAGGATGAAACGGTGAGTCGaacttcctttctccgcgttatcccactcttgcagccacttagccaacgattccgctcggaccagtctctttgcattacgtgcatttctccgctggtaacattccacgtcctcagccagagtgatgcagatggggatcatcccggcaattgcGCATATCACCTCTGACAAAATCGTTCtctacgcactcgcgacaccaacagccattaggcaaaacgtgcttgtcaacttcgtccggttccgttttgagttcagcgcagcagcccagaccggtacgccatacctcagtattgaggatgaaacacccgccaggagatgtctcgtgctgcctcttgctactccgttatttgGCATGGTTCTTGCCAATGCGTTATCCTCACATACATAGTTGACATAGCTGTTGttatttaaccgatcgtcgaccatcacacccaggtccttcagcgcacgcatcgattgGATGGATTGTGTCCCGACGCTGATCTAGACACGCTGGATctttttacggttgctgaccaCCCCTACCTCGGTCATATGGTGAGTCAGCTGCaactgccgtcaacatctccacttaCTCAAGGTTCTCGCCGGTTATTGCCAGTACAACATCATCTGaaaaagccgacgatctcaatTCCCCTAAGCTGTACAGGTGTTAACATTGTACATTAAGCTCCAAAGCGTTGGGCCGAGAATgaagccctgaggtactcccgccgtcaccctaatcgacctcttccTCATGTTCATTTCATAGACCAATAGACATAgactcggttctggaagtaacttttcagaaccttgcacataTAGTACGGAAcacgcattctgtgcagcgctacatAGGTCATCAGcatgttgaggatgatcctttccaggagcttACCAAGAATATTaacaggcatataggccgataggATGCTGGATCTTCTactggtttccctggttttggcggcaacaccagcttctggatcttccatctatccgggaagtagcaaTCGTCTAGGCATTTCTGTAGGCCTATACTGAACATggccggaaacgccaggatcgcagtcttcagtgccacgttggggatatcATCCGGTCCAGGAGCTTTcctcgctttcagccctttttccACTATAAgaagctcgtcgttggaaactcgaTTATCACCAGCATTTTCACCGTCTGCATCAAAGTACGATGTAGGCGTCCAGGCTGTTGGGtcatgcttcgggaaaagaccctccacggTAATTTTTAGTTTGTCAGCTCCCATTTCGACTGGCGACTCTTGATCCTGGCCAGAACGCCACGGTAAACATAGCCCCAAGGGTTAACGTCGACTTCTCTgcatagctccttgtagcagatggacttgcttagcactatctcgcgaTTTAAAAGCGTccctggccgcccggaatgttaaCTTACACTTTCTCTACCTCAGATCTCattctctgaacgcgtcttctgacTTTTGGGAAGGCAGCCAGGacgaaaagatttaaaatacaaagtatacttcttgagttagaggtattttaacaCAAATAAggtttaacacaaaaagttcaataactcggtaacggttgagatttgatggaatgtgtagaattttttttctccaaatacgacagtcaatcacccctcgagatgttcttaatcatgaaccaaatcCTGTAGATATCAGACCAGATCATAGTTTTAGCAATACTCCTACGGCCGggtgtttggagttcaaattgcggTAGTTTAGGGAAAAAGTAAATCACTTGATGGCCGACTATCCAGAATTTCAACACAAGAAAAACATaactaaatatatttttactcaGAATAAAgaacgaacacgaaattattgcgacacattcaacataacttttttaccattgggtaaaaatcaaccaaattttgcacactttctcattgatgtgtattgtttacatgctgtcaaactcgaagtcgtgttttttgattcaacgaaaatgtagGTGAAttaacgcgagtcgagagaacaaattctttccaaacacctggaatttcctgacctgtcgcaccggcagctgggaaaaatgttgaacattcaccattcaaccgtctccagagtgttgaagcggttccaggagcggttgacgttggaccacggcaaaggagctagaagaaaaccgggaccgaagaacaaaaagacggagggaaaggtgaagcggatgattaaagcaaatcccaacgtctcaagccgtgatttggctaaaaagatcggcatgtcgcagagctacgttcagaatgcaaagaagagagctggactacatacatacaaggtacagaacttcccaaaccgcgatgagcggcaacaatcgacggctaaaactcgggtgcggaagctctacgagaaaatgctgacaaaatatggttgctgtgtgatggacgacgaaacgtatataaaagccgattttaagccaattccggggttggagtttttcaccggcaagagcaagttctatgtggacgacaaatttaagaagaagaaaatgtcgaagctcgcccaaatatctcatttggcaggccgtttgctcttgcggactgaggagtgagcctttcgtgacaaagggcacagtaaatggcgagatctacaaatctgagtgcctcgagaagcgccttttgccgttcttgcagcagcacgacgaagctccgctattttggccagatttggcatcatgccactattctaaaagtgtcctggagtggtatgaggccaattctgtccattttgtacgaaaggacatgaatccgccaaattgtccggagctgcgcccggtggagcagtactgggcaatgatgaagcgggaacttcggaagcgcaagaagatagtcaaagacgagaaggacatgttaagaaaatggaaaaaaaaactgagaaactggtacaggatgacactgtaaagactttgatgtagggcatcaagcgaaaatgcgttcaattttacactcaaggctccatcgattaacttttcttttgatttttgaagtaaatatatgtataaaactaccctaaaattttggtttgattttaaacattataagaaaattggcatgacattttcggtgtcgcaataatttcgtgttcgccctttattcgTGTACTCGAAGCTAACCATCCTACCGCATAAAACATATCATTGCGCTGCTGAATGTGACGAAGGTGCATTGAACAGTACTGTTCAGCATTGTTGACTGAGAAATAAATACATATTTTTGCATAAGGTTTGATATCAAATATATGTTGTGTGTTtaatttacgtgactttaaattataaattcattcgtcacgtatcaaataaatgtattttgtgattatgtgatgccaatttataagtgctaaaaagTTCACTCTATTCCGTGGTGTTATCAGGTTTGCGAGATCACG encodes:
- the LOC131684053 gene encoding FAM172 family protein homolog CG10038 isoform X3; amino-acid sequence: MRSVLRFLQPRNFATTYRDRMFSQGSGKPRTYPTTLEGFGYGFNDEGKLKKIDAETGKLTDKSFDFNIYTSAQENQAHYEALGETITDAIYERLENIVGMKKIYMPDDIPPEEATFIYSTQEKLAKPKKLLVLIHGSGVVRAGQWSRSLIINHCLDSGTQIPYINKGRDLGYEVLLTNTNDNYRKVGSSSKGIKGSRNPTEHAVSVFEKHVIATDPEAVAIVAHSYGGVVTVELAQKFPQFFKEKVFAVGFTDSVHSSSLVPEVLIGIGRNWVTSKEPLDTTLTISKHDLPRYSAGHIKHEMTSYSCMDALFKFFEERYEQFKVKDAGPDSKKLKSDL
- the LOC131684053 gene encoding FAM172 family protein homolog CG10038 isoform X1 produces the protein MGLVLRNFANIAVRWISRCRELQRQNQNKTLLYPRIHEAARDGVINKQNPRNFATTYRDRMFSQGSGKPRTYPTTLEGFGYGFNDEGKLKKIDAETGKLTDKSFDFNIYTSAQENQAHYEALGETITDAIYERLENIVGMKKIYMPDDIPPEEATFIYSTQEKLAKPKKLLVLIHGSGVVRAGQWSRSLIINHCLDSGTQIPYINKGRDLGYEVLLTNTNDNYRKVGSSSKGIKGSRNPTEHAVSVFEKHVIATDPEAVAIVAHSYGGVVTVELAQKFPQFFKEKVFAVGFTDSVHSSSLVPEVLIGIGRNWVTSKEPLDTTLTISKHDLPRYSAGHIKHEMTSYSCMDALFKFFEERYEQFKVKDAGPDSKKLKSDL
- the LOC131684053 gene encoding FAM172 family protein homolog CG10038 isoform X2: MLLNQNSVFYVIAILSAVQLPRNFATTYRDRMFSQGSGKPRTYPTTLEGFGYGFNDEGKLKKIDAETGKLTDKSFDFNIYTSAQENQAHYEALGETITDAIYERLENIVGMKKIYMPDDIPPEEATFIYSTQEKLAKPKKLLVLIHGSGVVRAGQWSRSLIINHCLDSGTQIPYINKGRDLGYEVLLTNTNDNYRKVGSSSKGIKGSRNPTEHAVSVFEKHVIATDPEAVAIVAHSYGGVVTVELAQKFPQFFKEKVFAVGFTDSVHSSSLVPEVLIGIGRNWVTSKEPLDTTLTISKHDLPRYSAGHIKHEMTSYSCMDALFKFFEERYEQFKVKDAGPDSKKLKSDL